A region from the Methanosphaera cuniculi genome encodes:
- a CDS encoding adenosylcobinamide amidohydrolase, whose translation MIIITDKYYFKEIKNTPFYDIQIKNKSLIIKLKKENNLIISSWHNGGYQQNMDYILNQTVENKDYDDAKTNTINEFQKQAFKKLNLPVDKTAGLITSACMDNVSIKTEKYEDLEVTAIITAGADKNGIKAGDPASFYEYNHNYKPLGTINIIIIINANLDPGTLVNAIITTTEAKTSVLEDLKLESQYSTHIATGTGTDGICVISNKSSNNHLENAGKHSKLGELIALTTRKATYEALYMQTAMSNEYQKDVISRLTRFNIDYETLINKATIPEDEYIPKFYEFINNPQNIAWISMMINLIDEYQNNLLKISEITPLIMQTTQNYLEITYEDNLKTVDDILNYIINSINKKIES comes from the coding sequence ATGATTATAATTACAGATAAATACTATTTTAAAGAAATAAAAAACACTCCCTTTTATGATATACAAATAAAAAACAAATCATTAATCATAAAACTTAAAAAAGAAAACAACCTCATAATATCCTCATGGCATAATGGAGGATATCAACAAAACATGGACTACATATTAAATCAAACAGTAGAAAACAAGGACTATGATGATGCAAAAACAAATACAATCAATGAATTTCAAAAACAAGCATTTAAAAAACTAAACTTACCTGTTGATAAAACAGCAGGATTAATAACATCAGCATGTATGGATAATGTTAGTATAAAAACAGAAAAATATGAAGACTTAGAAGTAACAGCAATAATAACAGCAGGTGCTGATAAAAATGGTATAAAAGCAGGAGATCCAGCATCATTTTATGAATATAATCATAACTACAAGCCACTTGGAACAATAAACATAATCATAATAATAAATGCAAATCTTGATCCGGGAACTTTAGTAAATGCAATAATTACAACAACAGAAGCTAAAACATCAGTACTTGAAGATTTAAAACTTGAAAGTCAATACTCAACACACATAGCAACAGGAACAGGAACTGATGGAATATGTGTAATATCAAATAAATCATCAAATAACCACCTTGAAAATGCAGGAAAACACTCAAAATTAGGTGAACTAATAGCTCTTACAACACGTAAAGCTACATATGAAGCATTATATATGCAAACAGCAATGTCAAATGAGTACCAGAAAGATGTAATAAGCAGACTAACACGCTTTAACATAGACTATGAAACACTAATTAATAAAGCAACAATACCAGAGGATGAATATATTCCAAAATTTTATGAATTTATAAACAATCCACAAAATATCGCATGGATTAGTATGATGATAAATCTTATTGATGAATATCAAAATAATCTACTTAAAATAAGTGAAATAACACCACTTATCATGCAAACTACACAAAACTACCTGGAAATAACATATGAAGATAACCTAAAAACGGTAGATGATATTCTTAATTATATAATAAATTCAATTAATAAAAAAATAGAATCATAA
- a CDS encoding universal stress protein: MISKILVPIDGSPLSKKATQKAVELAGQLDATIVITHIMDQKNIEPYAEQEKNAQDIIKEMVDYVMSEDVAVESMLLFGSPEYDIEKVARKSEADMVVLATHGFGLKSKLLGSFSNAVVKYVKLPIVLIKE; the protein is encoded by the coding sequence ATGATAAGTAAAATTCTTGTACCAATTGATGGATCACCACTATCTAAAAAAGCAACACAAAAAGCTGTAGAACTAGCAGGACAACTTGATGCAACTATAGTAATAACACATATTATGGATCAAAAAAATATTGAACCATATGCAGAACAAGAAAAAAATGCACAAGATATCATCAAAGAAATGGTAGATTATGTAATGTCAGAAGATGTTGCTGTTGAATCAATGCTTTTATTTGGAAGTCCTGAATATGATATAGAAAAAGTTGCTCGTAAAAGTGAAGCTGATATGGTAGTACTTGCAACACATGGTTTTGGACTTAAATCAAAACTACTAGGAAGCTTCTCAAATGCAGTGGTAAAATATGTGAAACTACCAATTGTACTAATAAAAGAATAA
- a CDS encoding ATP-binding cassette domain-containing protein: protein MIKIEHLTKIYTLSDGNMIKALDDVSFEVEDNEIYGIMGVSGSGKSTLMRILRGVESFDEGTITIDDMVITPENYSDYQNDLKEKTAIHLQRSFGLWSKTALENIIHKLVGLKNGDETTAYIDDEVREEFKDEALDLLETVGLKEKANHFAPVLSGGEKQRLVLARQLAKKPKILLLDEPATMSSPKIKNEILKTIKRINEKYNTTVIVVSHQPEIQEALADRLLLLYNGQVKDIGKTSDIIKEFLSEEEPEYPIADLPRDEPIIKVSGLTKDFRLIKGGHVLTIDNINFKVNKGEILALVGPSGAGKTAILRMMAGFDLPDQGTIEIKCEDGTWTKMDEYGENRMKIRKNLGFMHQDFALSPHTTIIRQMATRLSPKINEVFENAVKKAEELGLSKETLDIIYQLTDLPRDEAINKLEKANLGPGVLDLLFPPIDQEEVIKYMAPIFEALDLPLPLLNRQFDELSGGQKVRVAIAAVLASHPEILILDEPFGDLDPVTLRTVANSLKKINEELKTTIILVSHTMEFIEEVSTNAILIENGNLVDEGKAQDIVEEFMKKENKE from the coding sequence ATGATCAAAATAGAACATCTAACAAAAATATACACACTTAGTGATGGTAATATGATCAAAGCTCTTGATGATGTGAGCTTTGAGGTAGAAGATAATGAAATATATGGAATTATGGGTGTAAGTGGATCTGGGAAAAGTACACTTATGCGTATACTACGTGGTGTTGAAAGCTTTGATGAGGGAACAATCACAATTGATGATATGGTAATAACACCTGAAAACTACTCTGATTACCAAAATGATTTAAAAGAAAAAACAGCAATACATCTTCAACGATCCTTTGGTTTATGGTCAAAAACAGCACTAGAAAACATAATACATAAACTAGTAGGACTTAAAAATGGTGATGAAACCACAGCTTATATTGATGATGAAGTACGTGAAGAATTTAAAGATGAAGCACTAGATCTACTTGAAACAGTAGGACTTAAAGAAAAAGCAAATCACTTTGCACCTGTACTTAGTGGTGGTGAAAAACAAAGATTAGTACTAGCACGACAACTTGCAAAAAAACCAAAAATACTACTTCTTGATGAACCTGCAACAATGAGCAGTCCAAAAATCAAAAATGAAATACTAAAAACAATAAAAAGAATCAATGAAAAATACAACACAACAGTAATTGTAGTATCACACCAACCAGAAATCCAAGAAGCACTAGCAGACCGTCTACTACTACTATATAATGGACAAGTAAAAGATATAGGAAAAACATCAGATATTATTAAAGAATTCCTATCAGAAGAAGAACCAGAATACCCAATAGCAGATCTTCCACGTGATGAACCAATAATTAAAGTATCAGGATTAACAAAAGACTTCCGCCTAATTAAAGGAGGACATGTATTAACAATTGATAACATAAACTTCAAAGTAAATAAAGGTGAAATACTAGCATTAGTAGGACCAAGTGGAGCTGGAAAAACAGCAATACTTAGAATGATGGCAGGATTTGACCTACCTGATCAAGGTACGATTGAAATTAAATGTGAAGATGGAACATGGACAAAAATGGATGAATATGGAGAAAACCGTATGAAAATCCGAAAAAATCTAGGATTTATGCACCAAGACTTTGCACTTTCACCACATACAACAATCATACGACAAATGGCAACAAGACTATCACCAAAAATTAATGAAGTATTTGAAAATGCAGTTAAAAAAGCTGAAGAACTAGGCTTAAGTAAAGAAACACTAGATATAATCTACCAACTAACAGATCTACCACGAGATGAAGCAATAAATAAACTTGAAAAAGCAAACCTAGGACCTGGAGTACTAGACCTACTCTTCCCACCAATAGATCAAGAAGAAGTAATAAAATATATGGCACCAATCTTTGAAGCACTAGATCTTCCACTACCACTCCTAAATCGTCAATTTGACGAACTTTCTGGTGGACAAAAAGTACGTGTTGCAATAGCAGCAGTACTAGCATCACACCCTGAAATACTAATACTTGATGAACCATTTGGAGATCTTGATCCTGTAACATTAAGAACAGTTGCAAATTCACTTAAAAAAATCAATGAAGAACTTAAAACTACAATAATACTTGTAAGTCATACAATGGAATTCATCGAAGAAGTATCAACTAATGCAATACTAATTGAAAATGGTAACTTAGTAGATGAAGGAAAAGCACAAGATATTGTAGAAGAATTTATGAAAAAAGAAAATAAAGAATAA
- a CDS encoding adhesin yields MNRKSLLILLIIIIFASIQSCCATSVFLTSDHIGTESNDNEMLSEVKQYIQQLDPSVDVIIDPQAPSPGEGSRAVEADYDVVVNFAAVDCGNFQVLAHGSAKSDKQVIFVNTGNLNLDNKSFIKRAWDDNYSPTSFAAIASPSRFLNDAGINYIQPLQQFPDAGVDGVYQQSDNEVNKYIAEQIVDDIKNYNPNNEKTYDESLILKHQLNPSQMAQASSEYLNSNQSDNTTYNGYTTAQLLYLTSSYLNGTPLTTPDDYEEPDNPSETSYLTQDTYSYYDYVQMATITQEYMNENHKAPNSIDYNGAHIGYYDLQYNFAKITQNHTNNKNMDFMREYKFTKTHDNILTSLLPIAVVGIIILTALYLLRRYLINKKRKQQQRRRRGF; encoded by the coding sequence ATGAATCGAAAATCATTACTAATATTATTAATAATTATTATATTTGCATCAATACAATCATGTTGTGCAACTAGTGTATTTTTAACATCAGATCATATAGGTACAGAATCAAATGATAATGAGATGTTAAGTGAAGTAAAACAATATATACAACAACTTGACCCATCAGTTGATGTTATAATTGATCCTCAAGCCCCATCACCTGGTGAAGGATCACGTGCAGTTGAAGCAGATTATGATGTTGTGGTAAATTTTGCAGCGGTTGATTGTGGAAATTTCCAAGTATTAGCACATGGATCTGCCAAAAGTGATAAACAAGTAATATTTGTAAATACTGGTAACTTAAATTTAGATAATAAATCCTTTATCAAAAGAGCATGGGATGATAACTATTCTCCAACATCATTTGCTGCAATAGCATCACCAAGTAGATTTTTAAATGATGCTGGAATTAATTATATTCAACCACTACAACAATTTCCTGATGCTGGAGTAGACGGTGTATATCAACAATCAGATAATGAGGTAAATAAGTATATTGCCGAACAAATTGTTGATGATATAAAAAACTATAACCCAAATAATGAAAAAACATATGATGAAAGTTTAATACTAAAACACCAACTAAATCCATCACAAATGGCACAAGCAAGCTCTGAATATCTTAACTCAAATCAGTCAGATAACACAACATACAATGGCTACACAACAGCACAACTACTATATCTAACATCATCATACCTAAATGGAACACCACTAACAACACCAGATGATTATGAAGAACCTGATAATCCATCAGAAACATCATACCTAACACAAGATACCTACTCATACTATGACTACGTACAAATGGCAACAATAACACAAGAATACATGAATGAAAATCATAAAGCACCAAACTCAATAGACTATAATGGAGCACACATCGGATACTACGACCTACAATACAACTTTGCAAAAATAACACAAAATCATACCAATAACAAAAACATGGATTTCATGCGTGAATATAAATTTACAAAAACACATGATAACATATTAACATCACTTCTTCCAATAGCAGTAGTAGGAATCATCATACTAACAGCACTATACCTATTAAGACGCTACCTTATAAACAAAAAACGAAAACAACAACAAAGACGAAGACGAGGATTCTAA
- a CDS encoding uroporphyrinogen decarboxylase family protein, translated as MTQTTKNLRQIFNETVKHQKKHDALIIPVTTINLLAYRNDLDIHFPEIHTNKKDMIDLSLAPYKISKIEGVNLPFDMTLESESFGCEIDMRDESNMPEVQKTPFKKAIDVEIPDDFTNTKRMNILYDAICDIRSNYPDLPIVIGIVGPFTLLGQLLGIEQLLKYIKLDYFEVEEALSVVVEALIEFIQKLETLDIDAVVVCEPSASCDLLDPNIFNQLLKGELEYIADETTKTNTILHVCGNTTQIIEDMLTSHYDVISIENVVSLNYVNEMRDKTKSDTLVAGNISTKTLLLGSTSDVRDEVFYALDNGIDILASSCSVPPYTPEVNVAEMVKARDEYYQTQK; from the coding sequence ATGACACAAACAACTAAAAATCTACGTCAAATATTTAATGAAACAGTAAAACATCAAAAAAAACATGATGCACTAATAATACCAGTAACTACAATAAATCTACTTGCATACAGAAATGACTTAGATATTCATTTTCCAGAAATACATACAAATAAAAAAGATATGATAGATTTATCTCTTGCACCATATAAAATATCAAAAATTGAAGGAGTAAATCTACCATTTGATATGACACTTGAATCTGAATCATTTGGATGTGAAATTGACATGCGTGATGAATCAAACATGCCAGAAGTTCAAAAAACACCATTTAAAAAAGCAATAGATGTAGAAATACCAGATGATTTTACAAACACAAAACGAATGAACATACTATATGATGCAATATGTGATATTCGATCAAATTATCCTGATCTTCCAATAGTAATAGGAATAGTAGGACCTTTCACCTTACTTGGACAGTTACTTGGAATAGAACAACTACTAAAATACATTAAGCTTGACTATTTTGAAGTAGAAGAAGCATTAAGTGTAGTGGTTGAAGCTTTAATTGAATTTATACAAAAACTAGAAACACTAGATATTGATGCTGTAGTTGTATGTGAACCAAGTGCATCATGTGATCTTCTTGATCCTAATATTTTCAATCAACTTCTTAAAGGTGAGCTTGAATACATAGCTGATGAAACAACAAAAACTAATACTATACTACATGTTTGTGGAAATACAACTCAGATAATAGAAGATATGTTAACATCACATTATGATGTAATAAGTATTGAAAATGTTGTATCATTAAATTATGTAAATGAAATGCGTGATAAAACAAAATCTGATACTTTAGTAGCAGGTAATATATCAACAAAAACACTTCTTCTTGGAAGTACATCTGATGTACGTGATGAAGTATTTTATGCACTAGATAATGGAATAGATATACTTGCATCAAGCTGTTCTGTACCACCATATACTCCAGAAGTAAATGTGGCAGAAATGGTAAAAGCACGAGATGAATATTATCAAACACAAAAATAA
- a CDS encoding DNA-3-methyladenine glycosylase I, with protein sequence MNKTRCSWCNMKNPTYIKYHDEEWGKLCLDDDYLFEMLLLESFQAGLSWEIILNKRENFKKAYDNFNIDKIIQYDDKKEEELRNNPGIIRNKLKIRASIKNAEVFKQIQGEFGSFKKYLEQFTPTNEIIYETDKVTSNLSDNISRDLKKRGMKFVGSTTIYSYLQAIGLINSHKKECFMYKKGE encoded by the coding sequence ATGAATAAAACTAGATGTTCATGGTGTAATATGAAAAATCCCACATACATTAAATATCATGATGAAGAATGGGGTAAATTATGTTTAGATGATGATTACTTATTTGAAATGCTACTTCTTGAATCATTCCAGGCTGGATTAAGTTGGGAAATCATACTAAATAAACGTGAAAATTTCAAAAAAGCATATGATAATTTTAATATAGATAAAATAATACAATATGATGATAAAAAAGAAGAGGAACTACGAAATAATCCGGGTATAATACGAAATAAATTAAAAATTCGTGCAAGTATCAAAAATGCTGAAGTTTTTAAACAAATACAGGGTGAATTTGGAAGTTTTAAAAAATATCTAGAACAATTCACGCCAACTAATGAAATTATATATGAAACAGATAAGGTGACATCTAATTTATCTGATAATATATCAAGGGATTTAAAAAAACGTGGTATGAAATTTGTAGGCTCAACTACAATATATTCATATCTTCAAGCTATAGGATTAATAAATTCACACAAAAAAGAATGTTTCATGTATAAAAAAGG